The genomic window AAGGCTCGGAATTGGCGCAACGCAGATTCTTCGAGTGTTGCAAGAGATTCTAGGAGGACGGAATCATCCCCCagtaatcttttgaatgtaCCGCGATAGAAATTCAACAAATTGGCTATCTTATACGCCATGATTGTCTCCTCGTGACTTTGTATTACCTGTCCAATCCTTTGACGAAGAACTCGTGCAACACCAGTAACATCCCGATCTACTAATTCGTTGAGAGCTTTCAGCCCATCAAAATGACCAATCTCGTTCTCATTTTCGCCTATGCGGTTCCAAGGCTCACTATCTAAACCTGCTTGTATCCCTTTTGCAATTTCATCGCCGTCTGAGATAAATAGGACTTCAAGTGCTTCTCGTTCGCCCACAGTTGCCGAGTGAGTCCAAGCAAGCATATCACCAACATAACGTAGCGGATCATGAGCTACTAGTTCGATTGGCTTTATGGAAGAATCTTCTTCGCCGCCAACAGTGGTCCCAGTCAGTGCAGTATAAAATCCATCAGAAAGTATATTTTCCCGTGCTTCGGCAAAGAAGTCAAGGCAACTTTGAAACAACGATGGCCGTTCTGCTAATACGCGAAGAGCGCGACGGATCGAAGAACTGATTTGTGGATTTTCTAGATTGAGAGTCTTAAACTCTCTCTGAATCCATCTATAGAGCTTCTGGAAAGCACCATTGAGATTCTTTGTAGTTTGTTCCATAATTTCCAATCCCAACCGTTGATTCTCTGTTCCAAGTAAAATCTCACaatcattttgaatcttcttcGCTCTGTTcagaatggagaagaatttgTCATTTACAGGCTCGGCAGTTGAAGTAAGTAACgcaatatcatcatctgacATAATAAAATGTGCATTGAAAGCATTCAATAATTCTTGCTTTGCTTGCATCTGTTCCTTCTGCTTCATGAGCTCGGAAGCTTCCTGTATGACTGGAGCTGTTTCTTGATGGGCGGCTGAAATGTGTCGTTTCATCTCCTCACATCCTTGATTGAGAGTAGCAATGGTAAGACCAATGCGTTTAAGTTGCTAGAGATtggaatgagatgggatttTCAACAGCAGAAGGGAGAAGCCTCATACCTCAGCAACATGACCAAATTCGCGAATTATATCGCCATTACTTTCGATGACCTCCTTTTGAACATCTAATCTCAACTGCCGTCTAGTTTCGGCAGTGTTCTGTGTACCTCGTTTGTCCAACAAGGACAGAGCATCTCTGATATCTGAATCGGCATAAGATGCTGAAAGGACACTCGTGACTTTTGAAGATAATGGATTGGTTCTTGATGTTAAAGGGGTTCCAGGAGAATCAGTCCCATCGCTCAACCCCGAATGTGATTGTTTTCGAGTGAAGTAATCAGCCGTCATGATATCCAAGATTCGAATTCAATCCCCGTTTCTTCAACCTTGAaactatttttaatattcgCCGTTTTGTTTGTCTCGAACACAAGTTCAACAATCTCTCATGGGTTATAACAAAGCTAAACCATTTGAGGTTGATAAGAAGGCGGTCAATGTGGCAGATAATCGAGTTGCCCGTATCGCATTGAGAGTGGGCGtcattcatcattcaccTACTATCTCGTGCTCTGTATTTCAACTATCGACTTGAAACCGTTAACATTATTCAGCTGACTTGAAGATCTATTGTCCGTATGGCTGGATACTTCCAGTAATGTATCATATTCAATACCCTACCTAACTCACAATCACTTTCAAGGTCATCTTACTCCCTTGTCCGGTTTCAGCATAAATCCTCAAGATTGAGAGCTCGTCGCAGTCTTGACCAGAGATCAAACGGGTTTACTTGGATCTGCAGATCAATCCTATACACACTCGGGTCGGTCGACTTTTCTCGCGATGATGACCTCCAACCTTATTTCACGGTTGCTACCATCAAATTCCCAAGCCAGATCGATATA from Botrytis cinerea B05.10 chromosome 15, complete sequence includes these protein-coding regions:
- the Bccog6 gene encoding Bccog6; amino-acid sequence: MTADYFTRKQSHSGLSDGTDSPGTPLTSRTNPLSSKVTSVLSASYADSDIRDALSLLDKRGTQNTAETRRQLRLDVQKEVIESNGDIIREFGHVAEQLKRIGLTIATLNQGCEEMKRHISAAHQETAPVIQEASELMKQKEQMQAKQELLNAFNAHFIMSDDDIALLTSTAEPVNDKFFSILNRAKKIQNDCEILLGTENQRLGLEIMEQTTKNLNGAFQKLYRWIQREFKTLNLENPQISSSIRRALRVLAERPSLFQSCLDFFAEARENILSDGFYTALTGTTVGGEEDSSIKPIELVAHDPLRYVGDMLAWTHSATVGEREALEVLFISDGDEIAKGIQAGLDSEPWNRIGENENEIGHFDGLKALNELVDRDVTGVARVLRQRIGQVIQSHEETIMAYKIANLLNFYRGTFKRLLGDDSVLLESLATLEESALRQFRALMRDHITSLQAEIQVAPLNLSPPDFLHEGLKQLTAIMKTYETSFTSPETREADFEPILAEAFDPFMQGGENIAKDLPAPRGTIFTINCLLSAQATLAPFDFTISRVSEIKDTIEEHAATLIDHQYTFFLEKSALQPLLQAISSTTDIRDHPVFQPASLIQASQTLDDFLPSALMDAMENLKDLQNSILVRQITEEAAERFCGDFEKVEGRLIKADEELEQSLNEEDGEREPLRVLYPRTGGEIRVLLS